The Zea mays cultivar B73 chromosome 7, Zm-B73-REFERENCE-NAM-5.0, whole genome shotgun sequence DNA segment aacagttgtccctccgccaggcaccgtcgctcctccgacggccacgacatcacaccagcagggtaccaagatctctccggctgccacattggcatgtacttagggcgtcagctctcccccgctagacacgtagcactctgctacacccccgttgtacacctggatcctctccttacgcctataaaaggaaggaccagggccctcttagagagggttggccgcgcggggacgaggacgggacaagcgctctcttggggccgctcgcttccctctcccgcgtggacgcttgtaaccccctactgcaagcacacccgacctgggcgcgggacgaacacgaaggccgcgggattcccacctctctcacgccggactccggccgcctcgctctctcccccctttgtgctcgcccacgcgctcgactcatctgggctggggcacgcggcactcactcgtcgcctgagggacccccggtctcgaaacgtcgacagaAATGGTCGTTGAGTCATTGTGAGGGAACAAGCAGGAACGTCTTCTCATCGACGATGGATAGAGGAATGACCATCAAAGAAAATATGTCCCACACTGACAGGGGGGTTCTGGGACGTTGCGAGATTGCTTGTTGAGCAAGCCTATGAACATATAGCGCATGTTCATTTCGGATTAAAGACAATTGTTCGGACTGCTGTTTTGCAATTCATAGAGATAAAACATTGTAGAAACAGTATAAGCCGTTTTGGATTACAGCTAAGCGAACAACCCGGATCCACACCAAAAGAGGGAGTGAAAGGTTATAAATGGAGGAGATGGCTTTTGAAACACTGGGTGAGGTATGTGAATGAACCAAAGAACTCTCCTCTATTTATGGGGTGAATTTAGGGAGGATTTAaaaaaattatattttaaaatataGACAAATAAAATGATTTCAACCAATTTGGAGATGCCACATTAACAGCCCGTCCTAACCATCTTAGTGACGTGATGCATTCTTCTTGTGAACAATCTATATAAATTAGTGAAAACCAGGCAGTACGTGTACAATCAACTACATCAGTTTCAACCGGAATCGGTTGATCGGTCGGTGAGGCTACCGACTATGTTGGAGTGTTTGTACGACCAATACCGACCACTACCAATAACGACCACTACACTAGACTAGATAAATTGGTGGACACCGACAACAGTAGTTAATGGTCGACTTTAGTGACGTGAGATGTTCTAATTGGCCAACGTGTGTCACGTTAGTCCGGTGTTTTTAACCATTTGAAGTCTAAAAATAaaaaatctatataaattagTGAAGTATTCATTTTTGTTTTTTGTTTAAGTTATGTAATTATTTATGAATTACGTAATTTTATTATTAAGTTTGAGTTATAAAAAATTAATTGTTGTTATCAATTATATAATTTTATTACCTTTAATTATGTAATCAAATGTATTTGAATTTCAATAAAACGTTGTGTTTTATATCAACTAAAAGTCTGTAAAAGAAATTTTAGTTTAGCTACGCGAAAGGTATAGATTAACGGTAAAGAACGTGTTACGATAAGTACTGACAATATCTGATATTCTGATGTAGTACATAAAGACTCTAGCAGCCTCCAACATCGTCCGTTCCCGGTGTTAACATAATACACAGCGATAAAAAAAAAGAACCAGTTTATCGAcaaaacaaaatgttttacagAGGCAGTGGCAATTCCGTGGGAAATTAGGAACACTATCACCAGCATAACAGCTCGATTGCGGGATGCCACATCTTCAGAAAAGGAAAAACATCCAACCACTGCTTAGAGCATAAACCCACTTTCTAAATCCTCATTTAAAAACCATTCGCTCGCAAACAGTCACAAAAGATGGCAACATTTAAAATTCTAAATTTAAAAAGCTGTAGAAGGGCATTTTTTCATGAAATACTTTTGAGGTTGCTCTTAGGCAATTAGAAGCAAAGCTGCATGGATCTGAGGCATCACATAAACACTGTAAACTCTGTCTTGCAAAGCTTCTAAACATGGTCTGGTGGACAGAAACATATGAAACTAGATTCGGAAAACCACAATACGAGTTCATCAGTTCTTCCCCGTTAAACTACAGGGCAGACACAGCAGTAGACAATCTAGGTCATCCGCTGCGCAGCCTCCTTGGCGAGCAGCTTTTCCCGGGCCTTGGTCTTGGCCTGCGACTTGGATCCCATGATGCCACCTCCCCACTTCTTCCTGACCTCATCGAACTTGTCGTTGAAGTTTGCCTGCAGGGTGCATTCAGAATAAACTCGTCAGGGAATGCATGACTACAGGGTATCAAGAATATTGCAATATATGTCATATTTTCACACCTTAATAGCCTCCAAAATCTTGCTGAACTCAAGCTTATCCTCGTTCTTGACAGTGGTAAGACACAAGACTGATGCATTCTTCTTGTGAACAATCTGCATATGATTAACCCATTGAGTGAGCCTTATCATTTCAAATAACTCATAGATTTAGCTTTCTCAACAGCACAGATGTAACATACCGATCCAAGGCGAGCCTTTCCTTTAACAATGCAGTAAGGGACCTCCATCTTCCTGCACAGGGCTGGAAGCCACACAACAAGTTCGATCGGATCCACGTCGTGAGCGATGACAACAAGCTGAGCCTTGTTCTGCACAAATTCAAACATTCAGTCAATATCATTGCTAGTTGCAACAGAAGTATTGTGCACCTTGACTATACCAAGCAAAAGAGAAACAGAGAAGTGCTGAAATCATACCTGCTCAATGAGGTAAGTCACATGGTTAAGGCCATACTTCACAACAATTGGTTTCTTCGACTCAACAGTTTTTCCTTCATTCTCAGCTTGGGCCCTCTTCAGAAGCCTCTCCTTCTTGGCAGCCTTGTCTTCAGGCCGGTACTTGAGAAGCATCTTAAACAGGTTCGTAGCTGCAAACATTTCAAGTCAGAGATTTGCAACACCATAATATACATTCTGAAAAATGAATAGGTAGGTTATAACGTTATAGAAAGAAAAGAGACAAGGCGAAAGAACAGAAATAAGGCATAATTCCAGTAGTGGCATAGTTCAAGCATAGCAGCCAGTTAACTTAAACGAGAACACATGAGTGCATTCAGTATCTATCAAAGCCCCTGACAGATAACATGGTAAATTGGTAACATATTTGTCTTATTGTCTATCAGTAAATGCATGTTCACTAAGTTTAGCAGGATGATGTTTGATCGTGTTTAAAAGTGAATATCAGAGGCATGATTAGACATGCTACTAGCCATTTTTATGTCACAATGTAAGACTAGATGAAAAGGTTCAGGCACACACTGATGAAAGGCCCCACTCTAATGGACCCTTGAAAAGCCTATTGCCCTAATTAAGGTAACCCAAATATGCAAGTGCCTAAATGGTAAGCATAATGCGATATGACCAAAATAATGAAAGACAATAGTAACTGGAACTTATGCATAATTGTATGCATCAATACAGTTCGTTGTTAACCTACTGTGCAACTAGAATAGCACAGATTTCCGCATCAAATCAAGAAGGTGATGATTTTACTGTTTATTAGCAACCTAGCACTCTTAAGTAAACGAGTGAGTGGTGTTCATACCGAGGTTCTTGTCGAGGGTGCGGGTGAACTGGTTGAGCGCCGGTGGTACCTTGAGGCGCTGCTTGAGGATGCGGCGCTGCCGCTGGATACGCACGACCTTGGGCCACTTGACGAACCGGTGCAGGTCCTTCTTGGGCGGCAACGCGCCGCCGATGCCGAACTGCTTCGGCCTCTTCTCGAATAGAGGGTTCGTCACTTTATCCTGCACCCAGACAAACCCAACAGTCAGACTACGCATTCCCACCATAGCGCCGCACACATATCGAGGAAGACCACGGGAAAGCACAATTTATACCGTCTTCTTCTTGGCCGGCACCGGCGCCCTGCCACCTCGCTTGGGGGCCTGCAGATTTGTAAGTCGAACTCTTATCTTAGCAAGTTACATGAACCATACACAGATTTTCAGCAAGTTTACATCTGAAAACTAGAGGAACATAAGCACGTGCCAACCAAGATCCACGAAACAATATTGAAAATAAATACCAAGAAGAGATTGGAATAGCGGGAAATCCAAAGCAAAAAAAGGAAGATCGGCGGCGAGATCGCACGCACCATTTCGCCGGAGGGGGGGCTTGGCGTTCCGAACGGGAGACGACGGCCACACGAGGCAGTGGGGAGGAGGCGGCGAGTGGCGCTTGGAAGCCGAGAGGTGGTTCTATAAAGGATGGCTCACGCCGAGGTGGACGCACCCTGGCCGTCGGATGCAAGGTGGAGAAGCAAGCGGAGCGTTCTCAGCCGTCCGGTTCCGGGATTAGGGTTTAGGCGATGCCACTTGGGCCGCCACGAGAGAAAGGTATTTGGGCCGTTTGTCGTATTGATGGTTTCTATTTGAACCCATTTCCTTAGCACTTCTCAGTTGAATCCCTCGCAGGTTTGAGCCCATTTGTTTGGGTGAAGGTTACCCTCTGTTTCTTCTAGTGAGCGTTCGAAAACTGGAGACGGAGACCTAAATCTAAATGAAATCACGATCAGCTCATACTTCATGAGTAGAATCGACGTGTTCTTTCGAGTACAGGTGATTGATATTTATGACTTGTTCATTGTGTcattgatgactcgttcggttagAGATAGATTGAGAGGATTAAATCTCGTCCAATCTCTTTTAATCCACCTAACCGAATAAGTCCTGAGAGGAATTAAATCTCattctattcaaaattgaataaaaagGGATTTAATTCTCTTAATCCCCTTTGATCCATCGCAACCGATCAAAGCCTTAGGCGGTTATTAGTTTGTGCCTCAAAATGTTGGCAGGTTGCTAGAGCTGTTTCCTACCACATTCATTTGAAGGTTTTTTTACTCCCTCTCTTTTTTGGCTTTCTGAATAGTTGCAAACACCCCTGCCCAATGCTTGAAGCCGCAAAACTTCATTTACTTAAATTTCACCGTTGAATATATTCAATTATGTATTGAACGGAGCCGCTATTTGTGTTTGTCAAAAATCCACCGAGTGTTGTCTACTTGTCTGCAAAACTGTACTTGTAGCCTCAAGTTAGCCGTGTCTGCTTCAGGCTTATCTATGACTTTGTGGTTCAATTACTACATCAACGGGTAGTTCGCCGAAAAAAAAAGGTCCATAGACAGATAGACAGTTATGTATTTTCACTCCATTAGAGTTGTAACTTAGAAGCAATATTGTTTCATTGTGCATGTTATGTCGTTCAAATTATCCTGTTTCTGAGGCTCCTTTGGCAAGGCTCCGGTTCATCAGAAAACAATTCCAACTCTAGCTTCTATGGTTCTTTGAATTCTCTATAAGAGTCGGAGCATTTTATAATTCGTTTGGCAAAACGGTTTCTCTTAAATTTATTTCCTGTATTAGAGGAATGAAGAAAGAACCGATAGAAGCCACATTTTTTATGCTCCGGCTTCCAACACAAAAACGGTCCTAGTTCCTCGAGGGCTCTCGACGAGAAGCCGTTTTTTTATCGTTTGTTAGTGTTCCACGATGAGCCATCTAAAGAGCCATAACAAAAGAGCCCTGAATGTTTTCTCTTCAGAAAACGTTTTGCAAGATCTGCCTGCTGAGGTAATCACAAGCCGAATTATGCCCTGCGTTGTTACGAAAAGCTCTTTTACATAGTCTTCCTTCACCTTATTGGATGGAGCTACAGCCAACAGAACAATGCGTCTCCAAGTATCCAACCTTTTTGACTCCTGGATTCGATATTAAAAATGAGGCAAGGAGCGTCTACTCTGATTTTAAGTTGACGCTATTGGCGGTCCAAGTGTTCCAAAAGCCGATGGGTAATGATTTAAAAGAAATGTATTTTTCGAAAGACAATGAATGAAGCAATGCTGTATCAAAGTCCATATCTGCATATTATTATCCTGCCTTGGTGTAGGTATACATGTCTCCTGAGTTACAATTGCAGTTGATAATGCTTTTTTCACATCTACAATTTTAATGCCTATAGTTTCTCCATGACCATCGTTTAGATGTCGGTGTCATATGCTAGAGGGCGATGGCTTGGCTTCACAGGAAAGTGATAAATTTTGTCAAGGTTTGTGTAGAGGTTGAACATGCCAACAGTCATATTGCTAAGGCTCTCCAGCAGCTATCCAATCATATCTCTatcttatttttttattttaaattttACCATATAAACATTATAAATCTAACTTATAAATCTCTTATTTTACACGTCTGCTATGGACAGTCTAAAATTTAGGTACCACACTCAAAACCTCTTCAGAAAAAGTTGAAACACAAGGACACCATCTTTATGGCTACCAATTTTGACGAGAGCACTATTTATGTCAATGCTGGTGGTCGAATTTCTGGACTGGACACCTTGAGTACAGTGGCGAAGACACCAGGGGGCCGGG contains these protein-coding regions:
- the LOC100282418 gene encoding 60S ribosomal protein L7a-2 gives rise to the protein MAPKRGGRAPVPAKKKTDKVTNPLFEKRPKQFGIGGALPPKKDLHRFVKWPKVVRIQRQRRILKQRLKVPPALNQFTRTLDKNLATNLFKMLLKYRPEDKAAKKERLLKRAQAENEGKTVESKKPIVVKYGLNHVTYLIEQNKAQLVVIAHDVDPIELVVWLPALCRKMEVPYCIVKGKARLGSIVHKKNASVLCLTTVKNEDKLEFSKILEAIKANFNDKFDEVRKKWGGGIMGSKSQAKTKAREKLLAKEAAQRMT